The Bombus vancouverensis nearcticus chromosome 9, iyBomVanc1_principal, whole genome shotgun sequence genome includes a window with the following:
- the LOC117161724 gene encoding WASH complex subunit 1 produces the protein MPNRTEIGVIPDNLRHEETIVQIAEALDNLDSAVNYIFESIDKRLFQNGQRLSNVKDRATKLQDRLKYLQTNLNLKAVKMFSAARYPASHTYKEYELAIPPQCDDINKIPKVYKCSVPIRDIPETYLSSNCKTEDGQYVSNNNLQEKLQFYHVRSKSNKELYTDNNEVTFPFELSSINSLLFSSMDNPYKISTKQTSHKLNDKQQIEDAPDSIIQPWLSSEMDLSSSYLYTPTLGEVPQINVPLILPDLPGIVDDEKFVLDFNSQSPIAPSSAVTTPTVRLDLPTPTSTIDEKDSSTKHDRTIPNLPGFADTDFSKDSTEPAPPPPPPPLIASDTSTSASSNSKTDSRSSLVSSLLDPSIPPPPPPPLPPPPLSPPPPPPPLPPAESKTTIPESQTKDSDKKKIVKDLNKAIKPDVRSNLMEAIRNAGGIGRAKLRHTVPPEEKEGNRWSSASVGGDLMADLHAKLALRRKGIAGSGGSALERMSSLIPPPPKPSDAVASDRNSATSEYDSQPDTDDWDE, from the exons ATGCCAAACCGAACTGAAATtg gtGTTATTCCTGATAATTTAAGGCACGAGGAAACAATAGTTCAAATAGCAGAAGCTCTCGACAATCTAGATTCTGCtgttaattatatatttgaGTCTATTGATAAAAGGCTTTTTCAAAATGGTCAAAG ATTGTCAAATGTTAAAGATAGGGCCACAAAACTTCAAgatcgattaaaatatttacaaactaACTTAAATTTAAAAGCTGTAAAAATGTTTTCTGCTGCAAGGTATCCTGCTAGTCACACATACAAAGAATATGAATTGGCTATACCGCCTCAGTGTGATGATATCAATAAGATACCAAAAGTTTACAAATGTTCTGTACCTATAAGAGATATTCCTGAAACATATCTATCTTCTAATTGTAAAACAGAAGATGGCCAATATGTATCAAATAATAATCTGCAAGAAAAGCTACAATTTTATCATGTTCGATCTAAATCTAATAAAGAACTTTATACAGATAACAACGAAGTGACATTTCCTTTTGAATTATCTTCGATCAATTCTCTATTGTTCAGTAGTATGGACAATCCATATAAGATATCTACTAAACAGACTTCCCACAAATTAAATGACAAACAGCAAATAGAAGATGCACCAGATTCAATTATACAACCATGGTTATCATCAGAAATGGATTTATCTAGTAGTTATCTATATACACCAACCTTAGGAGAG GTGCCACAGATAAATGTGCCGCTAATACTTCCGGATCTACCTGGAATTGTAGAcgatgaaaaattcgttttagACTTTAATTCTCAAAGTCCTATTGCACCTTCCTCAGCAGTAACCACTCCTACGGTTCGGCTTGATCTACCAACTCCAACATCAACAATAGACGAGAAGGATTCGAGTACAAAACATGACCGAACTATCCCAAACTTACCTGGCTTTGCCGATACCGATTTCTCAAAAGATTCTACTGAGCCTGCTccaccacctcctcctcctcccttGATCGCATCAGACACGTCGACTTCTGCTTCTTCGAACTCTAAGACTGATAGCCGTTCCTCATTAGTCTCATCGTTGTTAGATCCATCGAtaccaccgccaccgccaccgccactaCCACCGCCACCTCTTTCTCCTCCACCGCCTCCACCGCCACTGCCTCCAGCTGAATCCAAAACAACCATTCCTGAATCTCAAACTAAAGATTCAGacaaaaagaaaattgttaagGATCTGAATAAAGCAATCAAACCGGATGTCAGATCTAATTTAATGGAAGCTATTCGCAACGCTGGTGGTATAGGAAGGGCGAAACTGAGACATACTGTACCACcagaggaaaaagaaggaaatcgTTGGTCCTCTGCATCCGTTGGAGGAGATTTAATGGCTGATTTGCACGCAAAATTAGCACTCAGAAGGAAGGGAATCGCTGGTTCCGGAGGTAGTGCTCTCGAAAGAATGTCCAGCTTGATTCCTCCTCCTCCCAAACCAAGCGATGCAGTTGCGTCAGATAGAAATTCGGCCACCAGCGAGTACGACTCTCA
- the LOC117161730 gene encoding uncharacterized protein LOC117161730: MLIHCFLIDANKGVLFKCVKQSMLSLPVMANLATKTKTHYETLGLQPTATYNEIKSAYYELTLKFHPDKNKSESAKEMFHEISNAYDVLSKYETRKQYDRTQLINQDLQSLKNKRYERFKPKNIQLHKNQPRNIFNFDEWVQQHYSDTFQKNLLTNEKKKINMEIMGSTHNNPDLLVIIILLILMTIVIFIYERINNRKYEEFKAARKHRNK; the protein is encoded by the coding sequence ATGCTTATTCATTGCTTTTTGATAGATGCAAATAAAGGAGTTCTGTTTAAATGTGTAAAACAATCTATGTTATCACTACCTGTAATGGCAAATCTAGCTACAAAGACTAAAACGCATTATGAGACGTTGGGATTGCAACCAACTGCAACTTATAATGAAATAAAGTCTGCATATTATGAATTGACATTAAAATTTCATCCTGACAAGAATAAAAGTGAATCTGCAAAAGAAATGtttcatgaaatttcaaatGCATATGACGTACTTAGTAAATATGAAACACGTAAACAATATGATAGAACTCAACTAATTAATCAGGATTTgcagagtttgaaaaataaaagatatgagAGGTTTAAACCAAAAAACATCCAACTACATAAAAATCAACCtagaaacatttttaattttgatgAGTGGGTACAGCAACATTATAGTGATACATTTCAAAAGAATCTATtaacaaatgaaaaaaaaaagataaatatggAAATTATGGGAAGTACACACAACAATCCAGATCTACttgttataataattttattaatattgatgaCAATAGTAATCTTCATTTATGAACGCATAAATAATAGGAAATATGAGGAGTTTAAAGCTGCACGGAAGCATAGAAATAAGTAA
- the Vps37B gene encoding vacuolar protein sorting 37B, producing the protein MFKSNQEPDIPAALGLLSHLTNDELKELLNDDSKFEDIVKDVKQFKNLETEKELLMASNTSLAEFNLSKQPELQEGKQILKELSEKGSRLCMSVKEKLDEIKNKSGEMTADTALDLLQTAAAEIEEESETIAEKFLAGDMEVDEFLEQFLSRRKLMHLRKVKVDKLRELIRKSHTAVGPGYPIASNFRSLAPAVPYPAGPVSMPMPVPSGFPYFKPY; encoded by the exons atgttTAAATCAAATCAAGAACCAGACATACCTGCAGCACTAGGTCTGTTATCACATTTAACAAACGATGAACTGAAGGAATTATTAAACGATGATTCAAAATTTGAAGATATTGTAAAAGATGTAAAGCAG TTTAAGAATTTAGAAACTGAAAAAGAATTATTAATGGCAAGTAATACATCTCTGGCAGAGTTTAATTTATCAAAACAACCAGAATTACAAGAAGGtaaacaaatattaaaggaaCTTAGTGAAAAAGGAAGTAGATTATGCATGAGCGTAAAAGAAAAATTGGATGAGATAA AAAATAAGTCTGGGGAAATGACTGCTGATACTGCATTAGATTTATTGCAAACAGCAGCAGCGGAAATTGAAGAAGAATCCGAA aCCATAGCTGAAAAATTTCTGGCTGGAGATATGGAAGTAGATGAATTTTTAGAACAATTTTTATCACGTCGAAAATTAATGCATCTACGTAAAGTTAAAGTAGATAAATTGAGAGAGTTAATAAGAAAATCACATACTGCTGTTGGTCCTGGATATCCAATAGCTAGTAATTTTAGAAGTCTAGCTCCTGCTGTTCCTTATCCAGCTGGACCTGTTTCAATGCCAATGCCTGTACCATCTGGTTTTCCATATTTTAAACCATACTAA
- the mRpL44 gene encoding mitochondrial ribosomal protein L44 codes for MNRLQLCFQSLTSIKYVNYGVCRYIQRWVAPTQFEITQRKRRLPPQPEPKRSNFIEWNRNIEIYAFNQRLSEKFDIEKLNQAFIHKSYILDELKKQENMGIEDPKLDVQHNEEYIKKGREITSAVVKKYLNKSLPRLPEIGIMALHDYLLSQEILATAALHIGTKDIILTSEHPVSQETLAQTFTALVGALAESVNIDHTSAFVRDFLIVGLASKDLTEIWCPTKPFEMLNDVISTEKKTPIEARLIGQTGRNTLLAAYHIGIYANKEYLGSGFGQTISEARDVAAINILAQMYGLYHTSQPLRFNEEINMSA; via the exons atgaataggTTACAATTATGTTTCCAAAGTCTTACGAGCATAAAGTATGTAAATTATGGAG TTTGCAGATATATTCAGCGATGGGTTGCTCCAACTCAATTTGAAATAACCCAAAGAAAAAGGAGGTTACCACCTCAACCTGAACCAAAACGTAGTAATTTTATTGAGTGGaatagaaatatagaaatatatgcaTTTAATCAAAGACTTTCAGAAAAATTCGATATTGAGAAATTGAATCAAGCTTTTATACACAAATCATATATCCTTGATGAATTAAAAAAGCAGGAAAATATGGGAATAGAGGATCCTAAACTAGATGTGCAACATAAcgaagaatatattaaaaaaggGAGAGAAATAACTTCAGCAGTTGTAAAgaagtatttaaataaaagtttacCACGTCTTCCTGAAATTGgtattat GGCACTTCATGACTATCTTTTGTCTCAAGAGATATTAGCTACAGCAGCTTTACATATTGGAACAAAAGACATCATTTTAACTAGT gaACATCCTGTGTCCCAAGAAACATTGGCACAAACATTTACAGCACTCGTGGGAGCACTTGCTGAAAGCGTTAATATTGATCACACAAGTGCTTTTGTCAGAGATTTTTTGATAGTAGGATTAGCAAGCAAAGATCTAACTGAAATATGGTGCCCAACTAAACCATTCGAAATGTTAAATGATGTCATTTCTACAGAGAAGAAAACACCTATAGAAGCAAGACTTATTGGACAAACTGGAAGAAATACACTTTTAGCTGCCTATCATATTGGAATTTATGCAAACAAAGAATATTTAGGTTCag GTTTTGGACAAACCATTTCAGAAGCAAGAGATGTAGCTGCTATTAATATATTAGCTCAGATGTATGGATTATACCACACAAGTCAACCGTTACGATTtaacgaagaaataaatatgTCTGCTTGA